ATTAAGGTTGTACTCTttgtaaatttggaatttaaccCATATccttttatttctaggaatttagtcTATCTAcctttcagatttcaaaattcatgtctaacaattaatattgttaatattattttttaaaatttatgttcttTACGATATCAATTTTTTAGTTACATAACaactaagtgagtattttttatttcaaaatatcacaccaacaaatttatcaatgttaacaattagacttggattttaaaatatgaaagagagactaaatttctaaaaataaaagtacagtaATTAAATTCGAAATTTGTGAATAGTAGAAGGAtctatgatatattttaacaattaaaaatgaAGAGCTTATTGGTTGTGATTGATAAGATAATCTGTAtggaaatttaatctttattaagTATTGCTCTAGGTTGTTAAATTAGAGGTCTGCTACCTCTTTCGAAGGCCACCTAGACTTTTGACCAAGTCAGAAATACATGGACGGTCCATGGATCTCATGCTATTTCGTGTAAACTCCCCAGGGAAGTAATTGAAACTTTCCTTAGTAAACCTACTGTTAGTCAGGCCCCCGGCGAAGACTTTATAGGATGGGGACCTTCGAGTTCTGGATATTTTACTCTAGCTAGTGACCTAGTGTGTACTCTCTAACCTTGAAAAGGATTCAATACCTCCCTTAGATACCTAACATGATAACACTAAAATCAGACAATCCTCAAGCTAGAGGATCATTGGTTCTCTAAGGTTAGAAAGGTTATTgtcatttagaatttaattttctattttaatttgacataatttcatcccgttaaattatttttaggaaTTAGAGTTTGAAAATTATTACTACATTGGGGTCTAAAATTTTTATCCAAGTTGATCCCTGATATTTCCTTGAAAATTCTAAAGTTTAAGTCTCATCTGGGAGCAATTATTAAGTTTAAGGATTATTTTGGATAAGAAGAAAGTTTAGGCCCCAATGTTGGAATAATTGATTAGTTTAGTTGGAATAATTGATTAGTTTAAGTCCTAACGTGAGAATAATTACTAAACTTAGAGACTAAATTGGACCAAAAAAATTAGATTCCACCATAAGTAATTACCAAGTTTAAGTCTCAAATAgtgatttaatcatttacttttataatatctTTAGTAGGTTCAAATTGATAATATCGTTAATTGTTATTGTTAAAGTGATGATGGGTAACTTATCAAGACAATCTCAAACATCCAGTTAAgataacaaatttattattaattcaaCATAGTTTACATAAGTTTTCACTGTCTCCTTAAGCATAATAAAGCAATTAAAACCATATTTTGTCTGAAGATTACTTGTTAGAACTCAATGAAGAAGGGAAAATAAGGTGGGATTTGTTCAGTTGAAAAAACATGACAAATTGAAAAATGGTGATTGGTCGGCCAGTAGGCATTGTTTTCCTCTTTTGGTTACTTTTTGGGCAAAAAATTGGTTCAATCTTTAGGTTCCACGTTGCATTTGTAATAACTTTagttccatttttctttttaaatgatttgagaTTTACAATGTCTTAATCCTAACATGTAGCATTACCATACACGTGTCGGGGTTTTGATGGTTACTAAGTTCCAATCATGAGACATGGCTGCAATAACATGAAAAGGAACAGGAGTTTGCTTGTAATACACTACTCTGCAATGGTTTTTGGAATataaatacaatatatatatatatgataattgcAAAGACTTTGTGAATTAGAGGGTGTAATCAtagaaaattatggaattaaaccCTTAGCAATATGATTAAAACTGATGATTTTAAGTAGTTGGTGTGTGCGAAAAATTAGAGATTCTTAATTGTTTGTTTATGAATTAGATAAGATAAGATTTTTCAataaaagtattataaaaattagattaaaatgaTCAGTTTTATTCAATAAAAGTATTATTATACTAAATGTTGGATTATAGTTTatgtcttttatttaaaaataggtaaattagtttttataagttagatcaaatagtaaattgattattttttgttaaaaatcacctcaatttttactattaaaaattaatatttacatgtTAGTATGAGATTACATGGTACGTCATGTGTAACTATTTGATTATTCCATTAACCAcgctaatttttaacaataggagtgaatgaatttttttttatagaaaaaaccATTTGTATTAAGAGCCTgactatattttttaaattagtttcTGTATGTTAGGTCCAATAGCTAATTAgttctttctattaaaatttacatccaattttactattaaaaattgatcaTTATATGTTAACATGAGatacatttataattatttagttaTTTCGTTAACCATACTAATTACCTATTAAATCTCAACAAAACCTCAACAAGGAGAAAACATATAAACACAATAATGGAGCAATACATTTGCTCTCTTTAACCCTAAAATATCAAATCATTTtggatttttttcaaaaaaatccttGATAGATTGCTCTTATTGTTGTTACATATTTGGTTTTTGAACCATGAGGCATCTTTATAAACATGAGGGTCAATTATTAAGGGTGTTATGGACCTAAAAACCATTATCATCCTATTGAATAGTTGGAATAAATGTATTATTGAAGCCGtatattaagagttagattatatttttttcttttatttaattagattaaataataaattatttttttactaaaattccatcaattttactGTTAAGTGTTGATAAACCAACCGGACAATGACGCTTGGTATGCCATGTGTACCTCATGTTAACATGGAGCGATAATTCAAGTAAAATgatggaatttttaatagaagaaatatatgaattttttaataaatagtgaaatggaTGGCATTTTCGACTCGAGAGGGACTAATTCAAGCAATCAGAGATATTAATATGTCATCACTTAATATTAGAACTAaatggaatttttaacagaagaatCAATTTGCTTTTGATTTAACGTACAtggattaatttgttcatttttttgaaTAGAGAGAGCAAAATGCAATCTCACTTTTAATATAGGAATTTTGATAACACTTTTACATATGGCGGGATAGAAATGGGATACGTGAGAAGAGAAATGATCCTAGACAGAAAAATCTGTAGCAAATTAAACTGATATTGTTTGCTTATGGACTGTCCTTTTCTATGTCTCTCTCTATACCTCTATATCATACAAAGCAATGGATTTGCTCTGCAGAGAAATCTATGATACCAAGAGGTAGTCTGTAGGCCACTTGTGCTGTCTGGTAAGAAGCTAAGACCTAACTGCCTTTGTGTATGTCTGCAATGTCTCTTTGGTGTATTCTCGTCCTTGAACTTATCTTATTTAAAGGATGTGGAATTCTTTACTATTTAATCCAATAAGCGTTGTGTGTACGTAATATCACTTATGCATGGAGTTGATATCATTTTCAATGGGTCCCCTACcaaacaaccaaaaatcaaagcaaTCAGATTGCAATAAGCAGCTCTGGTACTATCTGACATTGGTAATAAGGACCTGTTTGGATCTGAAATCACAAAATCAAAGGTAAAATAAACGAAACACAGGTGGAGGGATCCAAAGCTTGAATGCTCTTTCACACTCCCAATTATTATCAAACATTCAATGCCAAAAAcagtctttaaaaaaaaaatggtatTTGCTTCGAAGATCAATGCAAATATTATATATAGGTAAAAGATAACTTCTGCTATTAGTCCTGGTAATCtgtataaattttagatttagttcgatcaattttaattattatactttttgaattagttaattttaatatttgtatcGAGTTTTGGAATTTTAGTTCCTAAccaaattttaacaataaaatttatttggttaaaCTCAGCAATTATCTTCCACTataagtaaaattatagttttagtccatattctctaattaagtaattattagtcattatattttttgaattttaaaatttcagttttaaCGCAAATACGAGTTGAAGAAGCCTATTGCCTTCTAACATGACATTACACATTAAAAGAAAAGatattccaaaaataaaataaattaaaaattctaagttcttaAACCCCAACACAATGATAATGTTGAAGAAGCCTATTGGCTTCCCTAATACCACTAAAGTACGCTCCATGAGTTGTGGAATAGTGAGTTCTATGTGTAGCTTCCCCAGCAAACAAAATTTGAAGGGGACGATGATGATACACATCAGTAGGTAATGGTTCAGCCATGGTGTCAAAATCAGCACCACTCGATCCAACAGCAACATAACTGTATGACCCTAAGAACAATGGATCACTCCCCCATTTGCTCTTCAATACATCAACAAAACTCACTTCAAATCCATTGGAGTTGCTATCAGACATGATTTCATTATGGGGTTTCGATAATAAACTCGAAACTGTCGTTGTTACCGCGTTTATAATCTCTTCGTTGCTAAGTCTTTCGAGTTCAAGAGCTTCTTTCCCTGCAAACCAAGATAGGAACACACTTGCATTGTTGTAAATAGGGGATAAAGAGGCTGTCCTTCTCATCCACCATGGGATCTTTTTATGCCTTAACTCGGAATCCGAACGATGAAACACCATTTGCAAGGAAGGGAGCTCTTCGGGTTTTCGATTACCGTTTAATCGGAGAAACAGCTTGTTAACAACACCATATCCAAGTCTTGATATAGCATCTGTTTTGAAAGAAGGAAGTGGAGGACTAAACAAACCTGAAGCGTTACAAATACCAGCTTTTAAAACCCCTAACGAAACTGTGACAATAACATGATCAGCTACCACAAAAGATCCATCCAAGAAGTGTATCTTCACAGGCCTCGAATCACAACGATCCCATTCGATTTTAGCGACTTTTCGGTCTAATTGGATTACGTCCCGTGGGAGTACCGACGCGAGGTATTCGATTATACTGGAATATCCGTTACCAATAGTGATTTCTTCACCAGGGAACATACGGTACTCACTTTCTGCTTCATAATCTAAACTGAAAAGATCACCAGCTGATGTATAAGTCCTTTGTGTGTTCTCATACATTGCAAAAATGGCTTCTTCAAGCAACTCTCTACTCCATTTACCATACCCTTTAAGCTCTTCACGGTCTTTACTAGAATCCCAATACACATCAAGGCCTTTTCTTAAAAAAGAACCAACACTTTTGTTACGTAAGCGACAACTCATCGAACACCATTTGGATGCTTCATTGCCTTGAGCAAAATCCATCAAGTTCTTAAAAAGTGTCGATATGGGTTCAATCATAGAGCCATTTAGCTCGAACCCACCTTCAGCAATGGTCTTTGGTTCATCAAGTAACCCATCCATACACTCCCATGGCTTATCAGACCCTTGTAATGCATTTATTTGTTGAGCAATTTGATGAACTGGGCTACCTTTTATACCATGAATCCAAGTAGCACCCATTTCAACTCTATCACCATAAAACTCTGATGTATTGATCCTTCCCCCAATTCTAGTACCACCTTCAACAACAAATAGTTCAAACAAGTCATTTGAACTAGTGTAAAGCTTGTTGGCTGCTGCAAGACCAGCCATTCCTGCTCCAATTATCACAATCCTCGGCTTAGCCATTATATAACAAGCAACAATTGGGGAGAAAAGTAtaaagggaagaagaagaagaagaagaagaagaagaagaagaagaagaaactgtGAGGTTTTATATTGAATTAGTTGGTAAGGAATTTATAAAGGGGTGGAGGGTGTTTTGCTGTATTTGTTAATGGCTTTCTCTAATAAAGACACGGTTTTACTTTTGTTGAAACTCAACAAGGTTTGGTTACTCCAATTTGGTGTAATATttctatatttgaaatttaatttttatattttctttaagaatttagtctttttatatttttatatttaaaattttagatttatttgttaatattattaaaaaattaattaaatttgttgatataatattttggaatttaaaaaatacttatttaatatCATTGTAACGAAAAAAAGGACATTGAAATCGACCTAAATTTAATAGAGAACTTTAACTGTGTTAATAATTCTTAAAAACTCATATCATTatttaaatcagaataaaatgTATAGACTAACTAAAGACATTATAAAAGTTAAAGTGtcaattatgtcaaaattaaagtatagagattaaatatcaaatttgaatgaaatatgagaataaaaattgaaatttaactaaTCTTATGTAATCTCATAAAAGTGGAAGGATTAAATCAGTTTgtttgctttaattaaataaattgttgaaaatttataaaaagagaaaaagaaaaaattatttaaccGATTTTTTGGACTAGTTCAATCAGTTCATACTTGTTCACAAGTTAACTAATCCAATTCTTTATTTCGAACCTATAACTTAATTGGCTTTCGGTTCAATCGGCCAATTCGTTATAGTCTGATCTAGTTTTAAAAACAATGTTTATATATGTAGCAAGAGTCGAGCAAGTCAAACCTTTAGAATAGAAGATAAAACTTTCTTACCACTATTTTTTATCAACAAAACTCAAATTTGGAACTTTTTTAAAGGATATCAAGTTCTTCGCCACTCTACCCAATGAATGTTAGTAATTTTCAAGAATATTAGTAGTATATGTTATTACATTATCACATATGAAAAGGTAAAAGTACAACAGAGGTCTTTATATTAGGAGTCAAATTATATTTGACCCCATCtacttaaaaaatgaataaattagtccttacacattagatcaaagaacaaatttgtcatttctgttaaaatttcatc
The Gossypium hirsutum isolate 1008001.06 chromosome A07, Gossypium_hirsutum_v2.1, whole genome shotgun sequence genome window above contains:
- the LOC121231946 gene encoding probable polyamine oxidase 5, with translation MAKPRIVIIGAGMAGLAAANKLYTSSNDLFELFVVEGGTRIGGRINTSEFYGDRVEMGATWIHGIKGSPVHQIAQQINALQGSDKPWECMDGLLDEPKTIAEGGFELNGSMIEPISTLFKNLMDFAQGNEASKWCSMSCRLRNKSVGSFLRKGLDVYWDSSKDREELKGYGKWSRELLEEAIFAMYENTQRTYTSAGDLFSLDYEAESEYRMFPGEEITIGNGYSSIIEYLASVLPRDVIQLDRKVAKIEWDRCDSRPVKIHFLDGSFVVADHVIVTVSLGVLKAGICNASGLFSPPLPSFKTDAISRLGYGVVNKLFLRLNGNRKPEELPSLQMVFHRSDSELRHKKIPWWMRRTASLSPIYNNASVFLSWFAGKEALELERLSNEEIINAVTTTVSSLLSKPHNEIMSDSNSNGFEVSFVDVLKSKWGSDPLFLGSYSYVAVGSSGADFDTMAEPLPTDVYHHRPLQILFAGEATHRTHYSTTHGAYFSGIREANRLLQHYHCVGV